The genomic DNA TGTTCGGGTTCTGCTATGGTTATGTCTACTTATGAACGTTTAAATTCCAACCCTAAAGTCAGTGATAAATATATGGATCTACATAATAATAAAGTAGGTAGAGGCCGCAAATATTGGTCGTTTAGAGGCGGGTATTTTAAACATCGCTACGATTGGGAAAGGTGGGCTGTCAATACCAAAAACTACATTAATAATTTGCAAAACGGTGCCGATATGGATTGGGAGAGTGGAAGTTTAGAAAGTTGTGAGTCCGATGCTGAAAAGGTGTCTTCAAAAAAGTATATCTATTATAGATAATCACGCCCTTCAATTCGATCAAAGGGCGTGATTGTAGAATTTATATTAGCCTCTAAAAGCCGAGTGTCAGTCCCAATAAAAAGTTTCTTTTAGCTTGAGGAAAATATCCTGCCATATCGTAGCCGCCATCACTATTAGCCGTTACATATGGGTCGTCAGGTCTTGGGTCGTAGCCGTCAGATTTGAAGCGGTAAATCCATGCGTTGTTGACATAGTTTTCATCCAATAGGTTATTGATTTGAAAGCTTAATTTTGCCGATTTGAATAACTGACTTTTTATGTTCCATATCATTCTTGCATGATGAACTAAATAGGAATCAAGTTTTCTGTCATCGCTTGAGGTGTTATCAATATACTGTTCATCTACATATTTTGAAATGAATTGCAAGTCGATATTATCTTTGAATTGGTAGTCCAACTTACTTGACCAAATCAAATCAGGAGAAAATGCAATAGTTGTGTTGGAATAAGTATTAATTTCTTGTCCCCAAGTATGCCAATTATCTACATATTCGGTATAGTGAGCAATGGTGTTTTCGCTAAACGATGCGTTAGCAGACCAGTTTAACTTTTCAATGATTTTAAAGGCAGCTTCTAGTTCTATACCTTTTCTTTCGCTATAGTCCACGTTTTCTCTAGTATATGCGCCTACATCGTTTATTTTACCTGTCAGTATGAGTTGGTTTTCATAAATCATATAGTATGCCGTTGCAGAGAAAGCAAACCTGTCACCATTTAATTTATAACCCAGTTCTGTATCGTACAAAGTTTCGTGTAATGGTCTTGAGTTAGGAGAAGATTCTACAAAATCCGCACGGTTGGGTTCTCTGTTTGCTATAGCAAAAGAGGCAAAGGCTGAAGAGTTAGCATCGATTTGATAAAAAGCACCGAATTTAGGGTTGAAAAATTCAAAATTTACAGTGTCGTTTCTTTGGGCACCATTTTCATCTTTCCCCAAAAAAGAATAGTCAATTTGGCGGTGCTGCAAATCAGCATAAATGGTGATGTCATCGCTGTAATTATACAACCCTTTAGCATATACATTAAAGTCCGTTTTAATACCATCGTTGTCATAATATATGTGGTCGATTGTACTGTTGCTAGCATATTCGGCCCAACGGACAACACCATAATGTCTGCCGTCATAAGTATTCCACCCACCACCAATGGTATAGTCTAGTTTATCTGCTGAATTGTTATAAGAAAATATAGCGCCATAAAAATCATTATCTAACCATTTTCTTCTAATGAGGTCTGTTTCAGTGAGTGTGTCGTTACCAATGGTAACATTATTCAATCCGTAGTCGGCAAAGTCTTCACCACTTTTGTATTGCTCATAGTAGCCTTTGCCCTTTGTGTAGTGTAAGCCTAAACTATAACTAGCATCTTTGTCAACTTGCTTGGAATAATGCAATAAGTAATGGTCTTGCCAATAGTTGTCTGTTTCGTTTTCATAAGTGTATGAATTGAAAGTTCTTAGACTATCGTTATCCAAATAGGAGAGGGGTACTCCATTCCATGCCTGATAGGTTTTTTCTTTTCCTGAAATTACGCTCAGTTTAAGAATGTCATCACTGCCATAGTAAGCTCCAGAAAGGTATAGCGATTTGAGGTCAGAGGTAGCTCGGTCGATGTAGCCGTCAGAGCTAATTTTTGATAATCTACCGTCTAAGGTAAATTTATCGGCAAGCAACCCTGTGCCAAATTCAATATTGTTTTTGAGTGTGCTATACGATCCTATTGTATTGTTTGTAGTAGCATAGGGTTTTGCTCTTAGCGATTGCGTTTTTAGGTTTACGCTTGCGCCAAAAGCACCAGCTCCATTGGTTGATGCGCCTACACCCCTTTGGATTTGAATATCTTCGACCGATGAAGTGAAGTCAGGCATATTGACCCACCATACCCCTTGCGATTCAGGGTCGTTTAGTGGGATGCCGTCAATGGTCACATTGATTCGTGTTGGGTCGCTACCACGTACCCTAAAACCAGTATAGCCAATCCCTGCCCCAGCATCTGAGGTGGTAACTACAGAAGGGGTTAGTGACAACATATAAGGGATGTCCTGCCCTAAGTTCTGCTCTTCCAACTCCTCTTTGTTGATGTTGGTAAATGACATGGGTGTTTGTTGGGAAGCTCTCAAGGCCTTAATTTTTACTTCTTGAAGTTCCGGATAAATAATGAGTGTATCGGCATTTTGTGCAGATAGCGTTAAGCTAGTGAGCAGTAGGCTCAAGCTTAAAATAGTTTTGATTTTCATCTTTTAGATAATTTGCGTTAAACACTACCAACTGCACGGAGTTGCAGTCGGATAATTATGTTAAACTCCCTTCCCTTCCAAGAATTACCTTGGCAGGTTCGATGGGTATAATCTCAGCCTGTGAAGGCACCCCGTAAAGACAGGGCAAATCTACCATTTTTTATAGACTATTTGTTTAAATAGTCTAAAATTTCAATTGCAGATTCGAGTCTGTTTTGACCTCTGATAATAGAGTAGGGTTTGTTGAGCTTATTAAGTTCGCCTTCATAGATGTCGAAGAGTTCTTGACGGTGATTTGGGTGCTCCCTTTGTTGGTCTTCTTGCCAAGGCAAATCGATGTCACACAGCAGATAATAGTCATAATAACGATTTTGTATTTGCTCTAAAATCCAAGGATGGCAGTTGCCGTATTTGAATTCGCTCCATACTTTACAAACGATGAGGTCTGTATCGCAAAATAAATAGTCGCCTTGTGGCTTTGCAGTATTTTCTAGTGTTATTTGTTTTTTGGCAATATTCAGAATATCGTCTTGAGTGTATGAGCGCTCCAAATGGTCAATATATTCTCTAGCGCACTCTTCCACGATGGCGGTGTTGTAATGCTGTCCTAATGCTTTTGTAAGACTACTTTTCCCAGTGCATTCTGGGCCTATAACAACCACTTTTTTCATTAGCTAAAAGCTAGGCTTTTCTTGCAAATGGGCATTAATGACTTTCATATTGAAGACTACTTTGTTTTGCATTAAAAAGTTGTTCTTCATCTCTTTATTAATGGCAGACATTACATTGTCATAATCGCCAAACACTTGTGTACTCATGCCATTAGTTTCTAATGTGATGAATGGATGTTTTCTGAGGCTTTTAATAAAATGTGTAATCAGATTGATGTAGTTGTTGTCGAGAGGGTACATGCTAATTTCTACTGAGCACTTCATTGTTTTTCATGGTATTATATTGGTGGATAGATTGAGCAATTTCTTCTATAAGGTTAGGGTTTTTTTCTATGCTGTTGCCAACAACAATAACATCTGCTCCTGCTTGGCAATTAGCGACTGCTTTTTCTGCGCTACAAATACCACCGCCAATAATTAAGGGTACGTCCAAAGACTGACTCACCATACTAATCATAGACTCAGAAATAGGGTTTGTGGCGCCGCTTCCACCATCCATAAAAATGAGTTTAAGTCCTAGCATCTCACCAGCCATAGCTGTACAAAGTGCTACATCGTTTTTGTCATGAGGTATAGGCGTGGTATTACTCATATAGGACACCGTAGTTGGTTTGCCGCTATCGATAAGAATGTAGCCAGTAGATAGCACCTCTAAATTAGAATGTTTAAGGATAGGAGCAGCAATAACTTGATTGCCGATGAGCATGTCTGGATTTCTTCCAGAAATCAAGGATAAAAATAAAATACCATCAGCATCTTTATTGACCTGCATAGAGTTTCCAGGAAAAATCACTACTGGAATGGTGCAATTAGATTTAATAGTTTCTATACAATGAGCAAAACTACCATTAGTTAAAAGGCTTCCACCAACAAAAATTAAATCTACTTTAGCTAGTACAGATCTTTGTATAAGCTCCAGTAATTCTTCTTTGTTTTGTTTGTCAGGGTCAATTAAAACCGCAAACAATTTGTTGCCTTTTTGTTTATTTGATGTTATGTAATTGTAAATATTCATCGCTGCAAATGTAACTAATCAAAATAATACACTAGCCAATGTTCTTTAAATTTTTCATATTTCAATTGGTAATCTTGTTCAAAAATAGAACATTTTATAGTGTTCTTTTCAATGCTATATAGGATTATATCTTCTGAAAAGTTCACTTTGCCTTTCTGATGTATTTTATACAAACATTCTTTAGCACACCACATAAGAGTTGCTATATCCTCATTTTTTGCTAGTGCAATCTCTTCGGCACTCAAGAATTTATTTTTTAGTCGAAATGCCTTTTCACTTATGGGCTCAATGTCAATTGCAGCTATGTTCTCTGCTATTATGCACGCTAAAAAATCCTTGGAATGAGATAATGAAATGGCTTTTTTATTAGACAAAATCGGTGCACCGTATGAGTTGTGTGATAAGCAGACTTTGGGGTAAAGTTGTTTTATCAAATTTTGAGTGGCCAATTTTTCTCTTTCTCTTTTGGTTTTACTGCTGAAAGAATTAACGTCTTTATCCCATGAACATAGCTCATCTACACCTTCAATTATTAACTGAAATTGAGCTTCAATTTTTAAAAATAAAAAATCTGTCATCGAAAGGCCAATATAAGTCAAAATGAGGAGTTAATTTCGTATTTTTGTACCCTAAAATTTAACAAATGGAAACTAAAGTGGAAAAATTAACTTATAAAGTCAAAGATATCTCCCTAGCAGAATGGGGAAGAAAAGAAATTGAATTAGCTGAAGCAGAGATGCCAGGTCTAATGTCATTAAGAGAAGAGTTTGGGGACAAAAAACCTCTGAAAGGAGCTCGTATTGCTGGTTGCTTACACATGACCATACAAACAGCAGTTTTGATAGAAACCCTCATAGAATTAGGTGCTGATGTAAGCTGGTCTTCGTGTAACATATTCTCTACCCAAGACCATGCAGCGGCGGCAATAGCTGCAGCAGGTGTTCCTGTTTATGCATGGAAAGGAATGAATGAGGATGAGTTTAATTGGTGTATTGAGCAAACCTTATTTTCGTTTGAAGGAGACAAGCCATTGAATATGATTTTAGATGATGGTGGTGATTTAACAAATATGGTATTTGATAAGTATCCTGAGTTAGCAGAAGGTATTAATGGTTTGTCAGAAGAAACAACAACGGGTGTTTTACGCTTGTTTGATAGAGAAAGAAATGGCACCCTATACACGCCAGCAATAAACATTAACGATTCTGTGACTAAATCTAAGTTTGATAACAAATACGGTTGTAGAGAATCTTTAGTGGATGGTATTCGCCGTGCTACTGATGTTATGATTGCAGGTAAAGTTGCTGTTGTAGCAGGTTTTGGTGATGTGGGTAAAGGTTCTGCTGAATCTTTGAGAGGAGCAGGTGCTCGAGTTATTGTTTCCGAAATCGACCCGATTTGTGCATTGCAAGCTGCAATGGAAGGTTTTGAAGTTAAGAAAATGTTAGACGCTATTCCAGAGGCTGATATAATTGTTACTGCAACAGGAAACAAAGATATCATCAAAGGTGAGCATTTCGAAATTATGAAAGACAAAGCCATTGTATGTAATATTGGTCACTTCGATAACGAAATCGATGTAGCTTGGTTAAACAACAATTGGGGAGATAGCAAAGACACCATTAAGCCTCAAGTAGATAAATATACTGTTGGTGATCACGATATTATCTTATTGGCTGAAGGCCGTCTGATTAACCTTGGTTGTGCAACTGGTCACCCTTCATTTGTAATGTCAGCATCTTTTACCAATCAAGTTATAGCTCAGATGGAATTGTGGAATCATATCGATAACTACGAAAAGAAGGTGTACACTTTGCCAAAGCATCTTGATGAAAAAGTAGCACGTCTCCATTTATCTAAAATTGGTGTTGAGTTAGATGAACTCACTACCGATCAAGCGGACTACATTGGAGTTCCAGTTGTTGGGCCATACAAGCCAGACTATTACAGGTACTAAACTTGTAAATTATAAAAATATATCATAATCTTGTTGTGCTTAACAAGATTATGATATGTTTAAATCTACTTTTTTTTCAATAGTTTTCACTTTTGTAAGTGTTTACCTTCACGCTCAATGTATTCCTGACGAGGACTATATTCCTATTGGAGCAAATTATGGATTATCTCCTGACACACTATCGGTAGGATACGTTAATCAAAATTACGATCAAGATTTAACTTTTGTTTTGCCAGTTGATACCTTGGTTGAAATTGAGGGTTTTGGAGAACCGCTGATAGCCTTTGAAGACTATCATATTAGTTCTATTTCTTTACCAATTGGCCTCTCTTGGGAGTGCAACAATTCTGACAGTCAATGTCATTATAATCCATCTGTTAGTCAGTACGGTTGTGTAAATATATACGGTATGCCTCTCGAATATGGGGAGTTTGATGTAGATGTTACTGTTGTGGCAACGCATGAGTTGTCTTGGGCGGTTGGTCCAGAGGAAATTATGTTTAGTTTGCCTTTAACAATTCTTCCTAACACATCGGCTAATGACGGTTTTGCAATGTCTAATTTTTCAGGATGTGCTCCGCTAACAGTATATTTTATAAATAACAATCCCAATAATGCGGCTTATTCTTGGGACTTTGGCAACGGTAATCAGAATGGCTTAGAAAATCCGTCAGCTCAATTATATACAGATCCAGGAATGTATGAAGTTCATTATTTGGCGTATTCATCTACCGAAACGCTCCATTTTTTGTCCTCAATACAGGTAAGTAATGCTTCGGGATGGGGCGGCGATATAGACGATGCTTTTGGAGCATTAAACCCGGATCCATATTTCAAATTGTTTGACGGTGATGGCAATGAAATATACAGTTCCAGTGTAGAAGTCGATAATTCCTTTCCTGTTTTATGGACTTTAGATAATATAGCTTTGTCTAACCAAGATTATACCATTCAAGTATGGGATGAAGACGGAGTAACTTCAGATGATAATTTGGGTTCTGTGAGTTTTAATGGTTTTTCTACCTCTTCGACGTTAAATAATGGTGACCTGGTAGTAGATTATACTATTTTAGAAATTGAGCCCTCGCCAATTGCTGATGTTGTGGATACTATTTATGTTTATGAATCACCTAATCAATTCAATATCAGTTTTGATGAGCTAAATACTGTGTTGTCCGTTGATTCAGACTCACTAAACTTAAATTACCAGTGGTATTACAATCAAAGCCCTATTCCTAACGCTAATAGCTTAAATTACTCACCTGTTTATTCGGGTTTTTATTATTTGCTACTAACTAATGAATTTGGGTGTTCGTCTCAGTCTGAAGAGCTTTTGGTAGTAATTTGTGAAGATGACTACAGCCCAGATATTGACGTCAGTTTTGATACGCTAAGTTATATCCAATCTTCCATTTATGAATATCAATGGTTGTATGAAGGGGTAGAAATTATGGGAGCTAATTCTTATATGCTAATAGCACAAGATGAAGGGAATTACAGTCTGTTGCTTACTGACCAATGGGGATGTAAATTTGTTTCAGAAGATGTGTTTTTTAGTACGGCATCTCTTTACGATTATGCGAGTAATAAATTATCTGTTTTTCCTAACCCTGCAAATGACTATATAGATATTGTCATAGATAGTAAACATTCATTTACTTTTTTGGAATTGTATGATATGCAAGGGCGAAAAGTGTTTAGTCAAGAGTTGTGGGGTGTTAAACATCGTTTAGACTTAAGAGCTCTTACAAGGGGTGGGTATATTTTAAAATTACATTCTAATGGTCAGCAATTAGCTAAGCGTATCGTTCTGAATTAATTAGAAATATATACATAGGTTCCATCGAAACTAGTAACGTATTGTTTTAGTGGGAGTAAGGCTGGGCCGCTGAAAGGCGTGCCATCGTCTAGTAGAAAATTAGAGCTGCAACAGCTGTCCGTTAAAAAGCTTGGATTTAGCTCGTCATTTAACTGAATTACCTCACAATTATTTGAAGGCCTGTAAGAACATGCTCTTTCAAAAGCGACGTATTCGTTGCTATTTTTATGATAAATTATGATTCCTCTAACACCATAGACTTCTGGAGTATAAATAGCGCTGCCGACGCCTCCAAGTTCAGAGGCTTGAATTCTAAAATTTACCGGCACATTAGGGATTATATTTTCATCCTTAGTACAAGATAGAAGCCCGATAAATATCAAAAGGAATGTAAAGAATTTGTTCATGATTGGTCTTTTTATTTCGATATGTAAGATTACAAATTTTTTGAATTAACTTTTAGATAATCTTTATTTAATGTCTATATTTACGGACTTTAGTTAAAGCAGAATATGAATAGAATTTTATAAAACTATGTTCAATAAATTGTACTTGCTTGTAGTGGGCTTAATTTTCACTAGCTCATCAATATTTGCTCAGTCGGGCTCTTTAGAAGGAAAAATATCAGATAAAAATACAGGAGAAACGGTGCCATTTGCCAATGTCGTTGCCAAGAGAAATGGTAACCAAATTGCAGGTGTTACCACTGACTTTGATGGAAATTATACCATTAAACCACTTGATCCTGGTACTTATGACTTAATAGTGTCTTTTGTAGGATATGGTCAAGTAACTTTGGAAGGTATTGTCGTTTCTTCAAACAAAATAACCTTTAGAGATGTTCAATTGTCTGAGGGTATTGATATTGAAGAGGTTGTGATTAAAGATGAAAAACCTCTTTTAGATCCAGATAACCTTGGAGGTAAAACAGTTACCAGTGAAGAAATTCGATCTATGCCAACTAGAAGTGTCACTTCTGTGGCGGCAACTGCGGCAGGTGTTTATCAAAGTGACGAAGGTTCTTCTGTAAATGTGAGAGGTTCTCGTTCTGAAGCCACTGATTATTATGTGGATGGAGTCAAGGTAAGAGGTAGTTTAGCTCTACCCCAGAGTGCTATTGAACAAATCACAGTTATGTCAAGTGGTTTATCTGCAATGTATGGTGATGCTACTGGTGGTATAATTAGTGTAACTTCAAAAGGACCATCGAACCAATTGTATGGTGGTGCTGAAGTTGTATCTTCTCATTTATTCGATGACTATAATTATGGACTTGTTGGTTTTGGCTTGTCTGGTCCAATATATAAGGAGATAAAAGAAGATGGTTCTAAGGGTAGAGCCATATTAGGTTATTTCTTAGCAGGTGAATTTAGAAATATAGACGAC from Flavobacteriales bacterium includes the following:
- a CDS encoding TonB-dependent receptor; amino-acid sequence: MKIKTILSLSLLLTSLTLSAQNADTLIIYPELQEVKIKALRASQQTPMSFTNINKEELEEQNLGQDIPYMLSLTPSVVTTSDAGAGIGYTGFRVRGSDPTRINVTIDGIPLNDPESQGVWWVNMPDFTSSVEDIQIQRGVGASTNGAGAFGASVNLKTQSLRAKPYATTNNTIGSYSTLKNNIEFGTGLLADKFTLDGRLSKISSDGYIDRATSDLKSLYLSGAYYGSDDILKLSVISGKEKTYQAWNGVPLSYLDNDSLRTFNSYTYENETDNYWQDHYLLHYSKQVDKDASYSLGLHYTKGKGYYEQYKSGEDFADYGLNNVTIGNDTLTETDLIRRKWLDNDFYGAIFSYNNSADKLDYTIGGGWNTYDGRHYGVVRWAEYASNSTIDHIYYDNDGIKTDFNVYAKGLYNYSDDITIYADLQHRQIDYSFLGKDENGAQRNDTVNFEFFNPKFGAFYQIDANSSAFASFAIANREPNRADFVESSPNSRPLHETLYDTELGYKLNGDRFAFSATAYYMIYENQLILTGKINDVGAYTRENVDYSERKGIELEAAFKIIEKLNWSANASFSENTIAHYTEYVDNWHTWGQEINTYSNTTIAFSPDLIWSSKLDYQFKDNIDLQFISKYVDEQYIDNTSSDDRKLDSYLVHHARMIWNIKSQLFKSAKLSFQINNLLDENYVNNAWIYRFKSDGYDPRPDDPYVTANSDGGYDMAGYFPQAKRNFLLGLTLGF
- a CDS encoding ATP-binding protein translates to MKKVVVIGPECTGKSSLTKALGQHYNTAIVEECAREYIDHLERSYTQDDILNIAKKQITLENTAKPQGDYLFCDTDLIVCKVWSEFKYGNCHPWILEQIQNRYYDYYLLCDIDLPWQEDQQREHPNHRQELFDIYEGELNKLNKPYSIIRGQNRLESAIEILDYLNK
- a CDS encoding YkoF family thiamine/hydroxymethylpyrimidine-binding protein, with the protein product MKCSVEISMYPLDNNYINLITHFIKSLRKHPFITLETNGMSTQVFGDYDNVMSAINKEMKNNFLMQNKVVFNMKVINAHLQEKPSF
- a CDS encoding geranylgeranylglyceryl/heptaprenylglyceryl phosphate synthase gives rise to the protein MNIYNYITSNKQKGNKLFAVLIDPDKQNKEELLELIQRSVLAKVDLIFVGGSLLTNGSFAHCIETIKSNCTIPVVIFPGNSMQVNKDADGILFLSLISGRNPDMLIGNQVIAAPILKHSNLEVLSTGYILIDSGKPTTVSYMSNTTPIPHDKNDVALCTAMAGEMLGLKLIFMDGGSGATNPISESMISMVSQSLDVPLIIGGGICSAEKAVANCQAGADVIVVGNSIEKNPNLIEEIAQSIHQYNTMKNNEVLSRN
- a CDS encoding 4'-phosphopantetheinyl transferase superfamily protein gives rise to the protein MTDFLFLKIEAQFQLIIEGVDELCSWDKDVNSFSSKTKREREKLATQNLIKQLYPKVCLSHNSYGAPILSNKKAISLSHSKDFLACIIAENIAAIDIEPISEKAFRLKNKFLSAEEIALAKNEDIATLMWCAKECLYKIHQKGKVNFSEDIILYSIEKNTIKCSIFEQDYQLKYEKFKEHWLVYYFD
- the ahcY gene encoding adenosylhomocysteinase, with the translated sequence METKVEKLTYKVKDISLAEWGRKEIELAEAEMPGLMSLREEFGDKKPLKGARIAGCLHMTIQTAVLIETLIELGADVSWSSCNIFSTQDHAAAAIAAAGVPVYAWKGMNEDEFNWCIEQTLFSFEGDKPLNMILDDGGDLTNMVFDKYPELAEGINGLSEETTTGVLRLFDRERNGTLYTPAININDSVTKSKFDNKYGCRESLVDGIRRATDVMIAGKVAVVAGFGDVGKGSAESLRGAGARVIVSEIDPICALQAAMEGFEVKKMLDAIPEADIIVTATGNKDIIKGEHFEIMKDKAIVCNIGHFDNEIDVAWLNNNWGDSKDTIKPQVDKYTVGDHDIILLAEGRLINLGCATGHPSFVMSASFTNQVIAQMELWNHIDNYEKKVYTLPKHLDEKVARLHLSKIGVELDELTTDQADYIGVPVVGPYKPDYYRY
- a CDS encoding T9SS type A sorting domain-containing protein, giving the protein MFKSTFFSIVFTFVSVYLHAQCIPDEDYIPIGANYGLSPDTLSVGYVNQNYDQDLTFVLPVDTLVEIEGFGEPLIAFEDYHISSISLPIGLSWECNNSDSQCHYNPSVSQYGCVNIYGMPLEYGEFDVDVTVVATHELSWAVGPEEIMFSLPLTILPNTSANDGFAMSNFSGCAPLTVYFINNNPNNAAYSWDFGNGNQNGLENPSAQLYTDPGMYEVHYLAYSSTETLHFLSSIQVSNASGWGGDIDDAFGALNPDPYFKLFDGDGNEIYSSSVEVDNSFPVLWTLDNIALSNQDYTIQVWDEDGVTSDDNLGSVSFNGFSTSSTLNNGDLVVDYTILEIEPSPIADVVDTIYVYESPNQFNISFDELNTVLSVDSDSLNLNYQWYYNQSPIPNANSLNYSPVYSGFYYLLLTNEFGCSSQSEELLVVICEDDYSPDIDVSFDTLSYIQSSIYEYQWLYEGVEIMGANSYMLIAQDEGNYSLLLTDQWGCKFVSEDVFFSTASLYDYASNKLSVFPNPANDYIDIVIDSKHSFTFLELYDMQGRKVFSQELWGVKHRLDLRALTRGGYILKLHSNGQQLAKRIVLN